One region of Cobetia sp. cqz5-12 genomic DNA includes:
- a CDS encoding VCBS domain-containing protein, which yields MDLHLDNDAAETQALAAGETVTETYTVTLSDDSTTTVDIVITGTDDLPVITAGAGAVEEDGTLEASGTLTATDADNPDLAFVAATDDSSVYGSFEVAADGSWTYTLDNDAAETQALAAGETVTETYTVTLSDDSTTTVDIVITGTDDLPVITAGAGAVEEDGTLEASGTLTATDADNPDLAFVAATDDSSVYGSFEVAADGSWTYTLDNDAAETQALAAGETVTETYTVTLSDDSTTTVDIVITGVDDGAVISDDSGEVTEDTTLEASGTLTATDADNPDLAFVAATDDSSVYGSFEVAADGSWTYTLDNDAAETQALAAGETVTETYTVTLSDDSTTTVDIVITGTDDLPVITAGAGAVEEDGTLEASGTLTATDADNPDLAFVAATDDSSVYGSFEVAADGSWTYTLDNDAAETQALAAGETVTETYTVTLSDDSTTTVDIVITGTDDLPVITAGAGAVEEDGTLEASGTLTATDADNPDLAFVAATDDSSVYGSFEVAADGSWTYTLDNDAAETQALAAGETVTETYTVTLSDDSTTTVDIVITGVDDGAVISDDSGEVTEDTTLEASGTLTATDADNPDLAFVAATDDSSVYGSFEVAADGSWTYTLDNDAAETQALAAGETVTETYTVTLSDDSTTTVDIVITGVDDARDHRRCGEVTEDGTLEASGTLTATDADNPDLAFVAATDDSSVYGSFEVAADGSWTYTLDNDAAETQALAAGETVTETYTVTLSDDSTTTVDIVITGTDDLPVITAGAGAVEEDGTLEASGTLTATDADNPDLAFVAATDDSSVYGSFEVAADGSWTYTLDNDAAETQALAAGETVTESYTVTLSDDSTTTVDIVITGVDDGAVISDDSGEEEDTTLEASGTLTATDADNPDLAFVAATDDSSVYGSFEVAADGSWTYTLDNDAAETQALAAGETVTETYTVTLSDDSTTTVDIVITGTDDLPVITDGAVPWKKTALWKPAVR from the coding sequence CTGGACCTACACCTCGACAATGACGCCGCCGAAACCCAGGCACTGGCTGCCGGCGAGACCGTCACCGAGACCTACACCGTCACGCTGAGCGATGACTCGACCACCACGGTCGACATCGTCATCACCGGTACCGACGACCTGCCGGTCATCACGGCCGGTGCTGGCGCCGTGGAAGAAGACGGCACTCTGGAAGCCAGCGGTACGCTGACGGCCACGGATGCCGACAACCCGGATCTGGCCTTCGTCGCCGCCACCGATGACAGCAGTGTCTACGGCAGCTTCGAGGTCGCCGCCGACGGCAGCTGGACCTACACGCTCGACAACGACGCCGCCGAAACCCAGGCACTGGCTGCCGGCGAGACCGTCACCGAGACCTACACCGTCACGCTGAGCGATGACTCGACCACCACGGTCGACATCGTCATCACCGGTACCGACGACCTGCCGGTCATCACGGCCGGTGCTGGCGCCGTGGAAGAAGACGGCACTCTGGAAGCCAGCGGTACGCTGACGGCCACGGATGCCGACAACCCGGATCTGGCCTTCGTCGCCGCCACCGATGACAGCAGTGTCTACGGCAGCTTCGAGGTCGCCGCCGACGGCAGCTGGACCTACACGCTCGACAACGACGCCGCCGAAACCCAGGCACTGGCTGCCGGCGAGACCGTCACCGAGACCTACACCGTCACGCTGAGCGATGACTCGACCACCACGGTCGACATCGTCATCACCGGCGTGGACGATGGCGCCGTGATCTCCGATGACAGCGGTGAAGTCACCGAAGACACCACCCTGGAAGCCAGCGGTACGCTGACGGCCACGGATGCCGACAACCCGGATCTGGCCTTCGTCGCCGCCACCGATGACAGCAGTGTCTACGGCAGCTTCGAGGTCGCCGCCGACGGCAGCTGGACCTACACGCTCGACAACGACGCCGCCGAAACCCAGGCACTGGCTGCCGGCGAGACCGTCACCGAGACCTACACCGTCACGCTGAGCGATGACTCGACCACCACGGTCGACATCGTCATCACCGGTACCGACGACCTGCCGGTCATCACGGCCGGTGCTGGCGCCGTGGAAGAAGACGGCACTCTGGAAGCCAGCGGTACGCTGACGGCCACGGATGCCGACAACCCGGATCTGGCCTTCGTCGCCGCCACCGATGACAGCAGTGTCTACGGCAGCTTCGAGGTCGCCGCCGACGGCAGCTGGACCTACACCCTCGACAATGACGCCGCCGAAACCCAGGCACTGGCTGCCGGCGAGACCGTCACCGAGACCTACACCGTCACGCTGAGCGATGACTCGACCACCACGGTCGACATCGTCATCACCGGTACCGACGACCTGCCGGTCATCACGGCCGGTGCTGGCGCCGTGGAAGAAGACGGCACTCTGGAAGCCAGCGGTACGCTGACGGCCACGGATGCCGACAACCCGGATCTGGCCTTCGTCGCCGCCACCGATGACAGCAGTGTCTACGGCAGCTTCGAGGTCGCCGCCGACGGCAGCTGGACCTACACGCTCGACAACGACGCCGCCGAAACCCAGGCACTGGCTGCCGGCGAGACCGTCACCGAGACCTACACCGTCACGCTGAGCGATGACTCGACCACCACGGTCGACATCGTCATCACCGGCGTGGACGATGGCGCCGTGATCTCCGATGACAGCGGTGAAGTCACCGAAGACACCACCCTGGAAGCCAGCGGTACGCTGACGGCCACGGATGCCGACAACCCGGATCTGGCCTTCGTCGCCGCCACCGATGACAGCAGTGTCTACGGCAGCTTCGAGGTCGCCGCCGACGGCAGCTGGACCTACACGCTCGACAACGACGCCGCCGAAACCCAGGCACTGGCTGCCGGCGAGACCGTCACCGAGACCTACACCGTCACGCTGAGCGATGACTCGACCACCACGGTCGACATCGTCATCACCGGCGTGGACGATGCCCGTGATCACCGCCGGTGCGGTGAAGTCACCGAAGACGGCACTCTGGAAGCCAGCGGTACGCTGACGGCCACGGATGCCGACAACCCGGATCTGGCCTTCGTCGCCGCCACCGATGACAGCAGTGTCTACGGCAGCTTCGAGGTCGCCGCCGACGGCAGCTGGACCTACACGCTCGACAACGACGCCGCCGAAACCCAGGCACTGGCTGCCGGCGAGACCGTCACCGAGACCTATACCGTCACGCTGAGCGATGACTCGACCACCACGGTCGATATCGTCATCACCGGTACCGACGACCTACCGGTCATCACGGCCGGTGCTGGCGCCGTGGAAGAAGACGGCACTCTGGAAGCCAGCGGTACGCTGACGGCCACGGATGCCGACAACCCGGATCTGGCCTTCGTCGCCGCCACCGATGACAGCAGTGTCTACGGCAGCTTCGAGGTCGCCGCCGACGGCAGCTGGACCTACACGCTCGACAACGACGCCGCCGAAACCCAGGCACTGGCTGCCGGCGAGACCGTCACCGAGAGCTATACCGTCACGCTGAGCGATGACTCGACCACCACGGTCGACATCGTCATCACCGGCGTGGACGATGGCGCCGTGATCTCCGATGACAGCGGTGAAGAAGAAGACACCACCCTGGAAGCCAGCGGTACGCTGACGGCCACGGATGCCGACAACCCGGATCTGGCCTTCGTCGCCGCCACCGATGACAGCAGTGTCTACGGCAGCTTCGAGGTCGCCGCCGACGGCAGCTGGACCTACACGCTCGACAACGACGCCGCCGAAACCCAGGCACTGGCTGCCGGCGAGACCGTCACCGAGACCTACACCGTCACGCTGAGCGATGACTCGACCACCACGGTCGACATCGTCATCACCGGTACCGACGACCTGCCCGTCATCACCGATGGTGCGGTGCCGTGGAAGAAGACGGCACTCTGGAAGCCAGCGGTACGCTGA